CTGATGTGCAGGATAGAATAGATGAGATGAAGAGGGCACGATGCGAGGTTGAAGATACTCTCCTGACACATCGCTTGGAGCCTATAGATCCCCAGGTAATAATGGAAAACGTTAAAGACTTGAGGGACTTCCTGGAAGATAGCAACTTGTTTGAGCGAAAGGCTTTCCTGAGGTCGTTTATTGAAAGCATAGAGGTTGACGATGGGCAGATAACCTTAAACTATACCTTACCTATGCCCCCGGCTAATTCGAGACAAGAAACACTATCGGTTCTAGGTATCGTACCCATTGGTGGTCCGGTGGGGATCCGAAGAGCGCGAATGCTTGAAGCTACCTGGAAGTCGGCTGAGGTCTGCGGGCTATGGTATTGAGCGGTCTGTTGTCACCAAACTTTGGTGGGGATGGACAGATACTCTCCCCCTGTATATTGTTTTCCGCAACCTCAGAACACTTCTTTGCCTCCTCGTTAGTTCTACTTTATCCCTTGCACCCGCTGGAGCCATTATAGTGTGTGGCTACTTTGTTGTCCAGTGTTATCTTGGTAAGAGTAGTATATTTGGTATTGTCTCAAATAGGACGGAGAATTGAGTTGATGAGCCGAGGTTCCACCACAGCCTTGTTTAGTGGTGCTGAGCTTGAACTCGCTTTGATTTACTGGCCATTTTCCTAATTATATCAGTATGTTTGATCAATATCAGCACGGTTGCTGCCAGTACCGGAAAGAAAAGCCCTCGGTCGAGGAAATAGAGGGGTAACAGGGCAATGGCCAGTCCTGAAATTCTACCGATTACCTGACTGCCGATTACAGAAAACACTCCGGCGAAGCTCTCCCGGCCTATTATCCCGACCAGTATACGCTGTGCTAAAAAAATGGAGAGGAGCAGGGTGCCGCCCCAGACCAGGATTGACGACGCATTCAAGGCGATCAGTATCCCCATCAGGGAAGCTATTCCTCTTCCGCCTTGCTTGAACCGAAAGCAGAAAAGGTAATTGTGTCCCAGGATCACAAAGGTGCTGGCTATTATCAGTGCCGCCGTCAGGTTATATCCTGGCAGTGCCAGCCACCTGACGACATAGATGGCCAGTACACCCTTCCCCAAATCGGTGAGCATGGTTATCCCCAGTGCCAGTACTGCCTGTTTTCCCGACCGATTGCTCTTTATCAGGCTGTAGGTGTTCATGCTGCCCACGTTGCCGGAACCCTCGAACCTGATGTCTTTACCGAGCATTCTCCTGGTAACAAAATAGGCGGTGGGGAATGAACCTATCAGGTAGGCGAGAACTGCAATCAGGGCTAGCCAGGTGTTATTATCGATATCTGCAGGATTCATGGTTATCATCAAGGCCTATGGTTTAAACTTTGCCTATCCCCCCGGTATCGTCTGAGGATATTTATACCCTCCAGCATGCTCCGGTCTGCCAGGGTAACTACCTGGAACGGGCCTCTTTATCACAAGATACCTTTCTGTCAGGACCAGCATAGCAATAAGATATCCCTGTTGTAAATTCCGCTGCGGGAAAGATGACTTTTATTCAGGTTGATTAAGAGTATTGACAGGATGGTATACTCTGAGTAATATTATTGGTAGACTTTTTCGGTATGGAGAGTCCCTTCCTTATGTTCTATTGCTGTGGTCGGACTAGTAAACATGCAAGTTGTTGCTGGCAGGGCAGCTTGTCTGTGTCTTGGCGTGGTCTTCATGAATAATGGATATATAATTACCTTACTATATTGTAAATCCATCCTGCCAGTGCCGCTTAATTTATCAGTGTAAGGAGAGGTAGTTTGATATGCAGCGAGTAGTTATTACCGGGATGGGGGTTGTTTGCCCTATAGGATTGAGTATTGATAGTTACTGGATAGGTCTGGCAGAGGGGAAATCGGGGGTGGACTTTATCAGTCACTTCGATGCCAGCAACTATCCGGTAAAATTGTCTGCCGAGGTAAAAGGCTTCAACCCGGCAGATCATCTCGATTCCAAGATGGTGCAACGCACGCCGAGGTGTGTTCACCTTGTTGTGCCGGCGCTGAGAGAGGCTGTGGCTCAAGCCGGATTGGATATGGCTGATGAGCAGCCGGAGCGTGTCGGTGTTATCGGTGCCAATATGCTGGAATACCAGTACGTTGGCGAGGACTGGGAGAGGCTTAAGCAACGGGGGCCGAGGAGGGTTGATCCCCTGCTTTTTACCAAGGCAGGACCCAGTACCGTATCCCTCCAGGTGGGAATGCTGATGGGGGCGAAAGGGCCCAACAGCACTGTGAATAGCCTTTGCGCCAGCGGCACCGATGTCATAGCTACTGCCCGTAACTTCATCCAGTTCGGCTATGCCGATGTGATGATCGCGGCGGCATCCGATGCTTCACTTAGTGAATTGGGTATCGCTTCTATCAGCTTGCTGGGGGCGTTGACTAAAGAACTGAACCCGGATCAGGCCAGCCGGCCCTTTGACCTTAACCGCAACGGTTTTGTTTATGGGGAGGGGGCTGGAGTATTAGTCTTAGAAAGCCTGGAGCATGCCCGGAAGCGGGGGGTGCCGGTTCTGGCTGAGGTGGCCGGCGCCGGCTGGTCGTTTGACGCTTATGATGCCACTGCTCCCCAGCCGGAAACAGAGGCTATCGCTATGCGAAGTGCCCTTAAGAATGGTGGGGTAAGGCCGGAAGAGGTGGACTATATTAACGCGCATGGTACCAGCACCAAGCTGAATGACCGCAGTGAGACTGAAGCTATCAAGATGGTATTTGCTGAGAGGGCTTACCAGATACCGGTAAGCTCTTTCAAGTCTATGTTTGGCCATATGGTAACCGCCGCCGGCGCTGTTGAGGCTATTGGTGCGGTACTGGCCATCAATAACGGTGTCATCCCGCCGACGATCCATTATGAGACTCCTGATCCGGAGTGTGACCTGGACTACGTGCCCAATGTGGCTCGTAAAGCCCGGGTAGATGTCTGCTTGAAGAGCAGCTTCGGACTCGGCGGTCAGAATTGCTGCCTGGTTCTCAAGAGATTTACTGAATAGAAACAAGATAACCTTAACACAGGGAATACAAAATAAGCGAGGTGCCAATATGGAGAAGGTAGTTATCAGCAGTGATTCGGGTACCATACTTCCGGAAGCGGCCCAAAATTACGGGTTTACCATGATCCCCGTCCCTATCATCATTGACGGCGAGACCTATCTGGACACAGAAATAAATATGGATGACCTCTATGCTCGCCTGGATGGGAAAGAAAACCTGCCCAAAACCTCAACTGCTAATGTCGCCGAGTTTGCCCAGTTTTTTATCGACATGGCTCGTAATACCGAGGCCATCCTGCATATCAGCATGTCCTCGGTATTTAGCGGCCATCACAACGCTGCTTTGCAGGGTAAGGAATTAGCCATAAAAAAGTTGCCCAACGCCAGGATTGAGATAGTTGATTCGCTTACCATGGGGACCGGTGTCGCTCTGATTGCTATTCAGGCAGCCAGTGCGGCGGCACAGGGTAAAAGTATGGATGACGTTATGAAGCTGGTTGCCAGTATTATCCCGCAGATGAAGCTCTTTCTGGCCCGCGATACCCTGTTCTATCAGGCTGAGGGTGGCAGGATATTTGAAGCCAAGACCTGGGCCGAGGCCGAGCAGGCCACCAGCTTCAGGTCGATAACCGAGGTAGACTCGTCTACCGGTGGGGCGTTAAGGCCGGTTGCCAGGGCTAAGACAGTAGCCCAGATAATGGAGAAGCTTGTTGAGATAACCAGGGAAAAAGGTCAGGGTAGCAAACTGGTTGGTGTTATCGGTCATACTCGAGCTCTGGAGCGTGCTGAGAAGCTCAGGGGAATGCTCCGCGCCGAGCTCGACTTCGATTGGCTGGAGATTGCCGAGGAGTCGGCAAGCGCTGCCATACATACCGGTAAAGGGCTCATTGGTTACGGTTTTTGTAGCAAGATTGATTAGCTGTCTAGTTGGAGGCCGGACTTTACTGCGGCTTAATTAGATGTAAAGAAATCTATGATCAGGGGAAATGGTGTTGCCGCAGAGAATTGCCTATCTGGATTTAGATATGAGGAAGGTCGAGGTTAAAGAGGTCCCCGAAGAAATTACCAGGAGATTTCTCGGCGGCCGCGGAATTAATGTCTATCTGCTCTATCACAGCGTTGGCCCTGAAACTCACCCGCTGTCTCCGCAGAATCCCCTTATTATCGGACCGGGGATGGTAACCGGGCTGAAAGGGATAAGCGCTTCAAGGTGTAATATTTCGGGAAAGTCTCCCGAATCAGGATTGCTGGGCGATTCCAATATCGGCGGGTATTTCGGAGCTTTTATGAAGAGGACTGGTATCGACTTCCTTTTTATTACCGGTGCCTCCTCGAAACCGGTCTATATCTACCTGGATAAGGAAAGGATTAGTATTGAAGACGCTCGGGATCTGTGGGGAAGGTCTACCACGGAAACCGATACGATTTTGGCAGAGCGCTATGGCCCTTCTAGTCAATCCATCTCGATCGGGGTAGCCGGAGAAAACCTGGTGCGTTTTGCCTGCATCATCAACCGGAAGAAGAATACTGCCGGCAGGACGGGCATGGGTTGCCTGATGGGGTCTAAGAAGATAAAGGCAATCGTGGTAAACGGGAAAGAGACGGTAAAGCCGGAGGATGAGGCTGGATTTGATAGGTTAATGAGAGGGTTTCAGCAGGGGTTAAAAAAAGAGCCTCTAGTCAAATTGCTGGGGGAATATGGTTCGTCTCTGCTCTACATCCTGGTCAACCGGCGAATCGGCATGGGCCGGTCGTATAACGGTCTCTCGACAAAATTCCCCGGAGGCGAGAATATTTCGCCCAACATACTGAAAGATAAATACTACACCGGGAAGGCCGGTTGCTATTCCTGTCCGGTCTCCTGTCACCACAAGTACCGGGCCGGTGAAATAGAGAGCGAAGGCCCGGAGTATTCCATCCTAGCCAGCTTCGGCCCGGTGGTGGGCATAAAGCGGTTGGAGACGGTTCTTTACATCAATGACCTGATAAATCGCTACGGTCTGGATTCCAGCTCGACGGCTAATCTCATCGCCTGGACAATCGAGCTATATAAGAGGGGTCTTATGGATCAAAGTGTGACCGATGGCCTCGGCCTCGACTGGGGAAATGAGGAAGCTATCATCGAGCTGATTCACCGGATTGCCCACCGAAAAGGTCTGGGTAATATTCTCGCTGACGGGGCTAGGGAGGCGGTAAGGTATTTCGGTGAAGAAACCGGCCGATATCTTCTCTGGTCGAAGAATCTGCCGCAGACCGACCCTGCTGATTTGAGGTATTTCCCTGCCTATGCCCTGGGCGATGCTACCGCTTCGAGGGGGCCGGACCATTTAAGGAGCCGGCCTACCTGGGAGTCCTATCGACTTTCTGAAGAAACCCTGAGGGGTATCTACGGCGGCGATGTTTCTGCCAATCCCCGCAGCTACCTGGGAAAGGGTAGGGTAATCTGGTGGTGGGAGACATACCTCTCCCTGTTCGATGCTCTGGGAATCTGTAAGCTGATTGCTTTTCATTGCCAGCCCGGGCTGCTTGATTTTGCCTTCTTCTCGGAGCTGGTCCGCTGTGCAACGGGTATTGATTTGACGGCGGAGGAAATCTTTGCCGTTGGAGAGAGGATTGTCAACCTGGAGAGGATGTTTCTGGTCAGGGAGGGAATAAAGAGGAAGGATGACTTTCCTCCCCCGAGGTATTTTGAGCCTTTGGTCTGGCAGGACGGGCTGAAGACTGAAGAGAAGGACTTGAAGCTGGACAGGGCGGCTTTTGAGGGGATGCTCGATGAATATTACCGGCTCCGCGGTTGGGATAGCGAAGGTGTGCCGCTGTCTGGAACCAAAGAGCGTTTGGGTTTAGCCCGATGAAGATAGCTGTTATTGGTGCCGGGGCGATCGGTGCGTTAGTAGCTGGCTATCTCAGCAGGGAGGGGGTTGATGTTACTTTGGTCGGCAGGGCGAGTGATGTCCCTGTTATTCAGGACGGCGGCCTTGTCATCGATGGAGTAAGAGGAAACGCAGTTGTTCCGGTGAAGGTGACCGATAGGCTTGAAAATGGCTTTGGTCTGGTTATTCTGACGGTTAAAACACAGGATATTAATTCGACTCTGAGCGGGAATGTTAAGGCCCTGGGGAGTGCTCCTCTCCTTACCGTGCAGAACGGCGTGAGGGCGGAGGAAATCATTCGGGGACTTATTCCCAAGGAGAACATCGTCAGTAGTATCGTTATGTTCGGGTCAACCTACCTTGAGGCGGGCAGGATTCTGCATAACTTTGAGGGGGACTGGGTAATCGGCAGGGCGTTTGCGCCGAATAACGGGGTTATTGACAGTATAGGTGACCTGCTGGCTGGTGCCTTCTACGTCCGCATCACGGACAGGATAACAGGAATGAAATGGCTGAAACTCTTCTTGAACCTGAATAATTGTCTACCTGCCTTAACCGGAAGGAGTATGCAGGAAACGTTTTCCCATCCCGATATTTCCTGTTTGAGCATCCGTCTTTTGAGCGAGGCGCTGTTGGCGGTGGACCGGGCGGGAATAGAACTGGAGTCACTGCCGGACTTCCCCGTGGCAAGACTGCGGGCACTCACTACTATGCCGCTGGCGGAGGCGGGGGAGATATTTTCTAAAACGATGACCAATCTGAGCCGGGAGCCGCTCTTCGGCTCTATCTTACAGAGCATCAAGAGGGGAAAACCCTCCGAGATCGATTATTTTAACGGGGAGATAGTGTGTCTGGGGGAGAAGATAGGGGAGGATGTGACGCTGAATAAGAAGATGGTCGAGATGGTGCACAGGGTAGAGGAGAGCGGCAGGTTTCTCAGGCCGGAAGAGATTCTAAATGAAATCGGGGGATAAGAATGGCAGAAGATAGACCCAAATCAGCCGGGGCATCTGAAGTCCCGGGAAAGACCAGGAAGAACTTTCACGATGTTCCTCTTTTGGTTACGGTGAGTAAGGTCAAGGAGGAGTGCTATAGGGGCTACAAGGAGGGTGATACCTTTGTCTTCGAAGACTTCACCAAGACGCCCCGGGGTTTTTGCCAGGGTGCCGCCGCCGTACTTTTTCCTTGCCTTTATGCCCTGACCTTCGGCGCGGAGTTTCAATTTGAAGGTAATCCCCGCTCTATTCATACCACCTGTCCCGACGGCGGTAAGGTCGAGTTCTTTACCCAGGTGCTTACTCAATCTGGAGAAGTGGAAAAGGGTGAGAAAAAAGAGCATCACGGGCCGAGCCCGAAAAAGATGATTATCAGTGTGGAAGAGGTAAACGGGCACTGTGCCTACGATTACAAACCGGGGGACACTATCGAGGTAACCGGACTCAGGACCCCCCAGGGTTTTTGCGGGGCTGCCTATAATGCCCTCTTTCCCGTCCTTTTCGCCCTTAATATGGGGGCTAAATTTTCCTTCTCAGAGGATAAGAATACTAACCTGCGCGTGACCTGCCCCGATGGGGGAATAATCAGGTTTAAGGTAAGGAGGGTCCAGTGATTAAGAGACGTGTGGTGGTTACCGGTCTGGGGGTTATTTCTCCTAACGGCATTGGTAAAGAGGCTTTCTGGAAAAATACGGTCACCGGCAAGTCGGGGGTAAGGCGGGTTACCGATTATGATGTCTCGCAATTCCGCTCTCAGATAGCCGCTCAGGTGGTTGACTTCGATCCCTTTGCCTTCGGCCTCAGCGGGGAGGAGGTGGAGAGGATGGACCGCTATGTACAGTTTGCCGTGGCTGGGGCGGAGGCTGCCGTAGCTGATGCCAGGTTTGTTTTCGGTGATGAGATAAGAGAGAGGACGGGGATCTGTCTCGCTAATGCTATCTGCGGCACGAGATATATGGACGAAGAGTTCTTGAGGGTGACCAACGGTGGCAAAGATCCTATCGATCCCAAAAAGGTAAGGCCGCATCTTTATGATGCCTCCATGTTCAATACCCCTTCCAGTGAAATAGCGGCACGCTATCAATTAAAGAGCATTTGTGCCACCGTATCTACCGGTTGTACTGCCGGTACCGATGCCGTGGGTTTTGCCTATGAAGTTATCCAGGATGGGTTGGCCGATGTCATGATTACCGGTGCCGCCGAGGCGCCTCTCTGTCCGATAACCTTTGCTTCCTTCGATGTCTTGAATGTAATCTCAGCGAGAAACGGTGAGCCGGAAAAGGCTTCCCGGCCCTTCGATAAGGAGAGGGATGGGTTTGTCCTCTCTGAAGGGTGCGGCATTCTGGTTCTGGAGGAGCTGGGCCACGCCCTGGGCCGCGGCGCTCGTATCTACTGTGAAATCAAAGGTTTCGGCACCTGTTGCAATGCTTACCATATGACCGACTTGCCTGCCGATGGTGATAGTATGGTCCCTTCTATCAAGCTTGCCTTAAACGATG
This genomic interval from Dehalococcoidales bacterium contains the following:
- a CDS encoding glycerol-3-phosphate acyltransferase; protein product: MNPADIDNNTWLALIAVLAYLIGSFPTAYFVTRRMLGKDIRFEGSGNVGSMNTYSLIKSNRSGKQAVLALGITMLTDLGKGVLAIYVVRWLALPGYNLTAALIIASTFVILGHNYLFCFRFKQGGRGIASLMGILIALNASSILVWGGTLLLSIFLAQRILVGIIGRESFAGVFSVIGSQVIGRISGLAIALLPLYFLDRGLFFPVLAATVLILIKHTDIIRKMASKSKRVQAQHH
- a CDS encoding beta-ketoacyl-ACP synthase II, which gives rise to MQRVVITGMGVVCPIGLSIDSYWIGLAEGKSGVDFISHFDASNYPVKLSAEVKGFNPADHLDSKMVQRTPRCVHLVVPALREAVAQAGLDMADEQPERVGVIGANMLEYQYVGEDWERLKQRGPRRVDPLLFTKAGPSTVSLQVGMLMGAKGPNSTVNSLCASGTDVIATARNFIQFGYADVMIAAASDASLSELGIASISLLGALTKELNPDQASRPFDLNRNGFVYGEGAGVLVLESLEHARKRGVPVLAEVAGAGWSFDAYDATAPQPETEAIAMRSALKNGGVRPEEVDYINAHGTSTKLNDRSETEAIKMVFAERAYQIPVSSFKSMFGHMVTAAGAVEAIGAVLAINNGVIPPTIHYETPDPECDLDYVPNVARKARVDVCLKSSFGLGGQNCCLVLKRFTE
- a CDS encoding DegV family protein, with amino-acid sequence MEKVVISSDSGTILPEAAQNYGFTMIPVPIIIDGETYLDTEINMDDLYARLDGKENLPKTSTANVAEFAQFFIDMARNTEAILHISMSSVFSGHHNAALQGKELAIKKLPNARIEIVDSLTMGTGVALIAIQAASAAAQGKSMDDVMKLVASIIPQMKLFLARDTLFYQAEGGRIFEAKTWAEAEQATSFRSITEVDSSTGGALRPVARAKTVAQIMEKLVEITREKGQGSKLVGVIGHTRALERAEKLRGMLRAELDFDWLEIAEESASAAIHTGKGLIGYGFCSKID
- a CDS encoding aldehyde ferredoxin oxidoreductase family protein; amino-acid sequence: MPQRIAYLDLDMRKVEVKEVPEEITRRFLGGRGINVYLLYHSVGPETHPLSPQNPLIIGPGMVTGLKGISASRCNISGKSPESGLLGDSNIGGYFGAFMKRTGIDFLFITGASSKPVYIYLDKERISIEDARDLWGRSTTETDTILAERYGPSSQSISIGVAGENLVRFACIINRKKNTAGRTGMGCLMGSKKIKAIVVNGKETVKPEDEAGFDRLMRGFQQGLKKEPLVKLLGEYGSSLLYILVNRRIGMGRSYNGLSTKFPGGENISPNILKDKYYTGKAGCYSCPVSCHHKYRAGEIESEGPEYSILASFGPVVGIKRLETVLYINDLINRYGLDSSSTANLIAWTIELYKRGLMDQSVTDGLGLDWGNEEAIIELIHRIAHRKGLGNILADGAREAVRYFGEETGRYLLWSKNLPQTDPADLRYFPAYALGDATASRGPDHLRSRPTWESYRLSEETLRGIYGGDVSANPRSYLGKGRVIWWWETYLSLFDALGICKLIAFHCQPGLLDFAFFSELVRCATGIDLTAEEIFAVGERIVNLERMFLVREGIKRKDDFPPPRYFEPLVWQDGLKTEEKDLKLDRAAFEGMLDEYYRLRGWDSEGVPLSGTKERLGLAR
- a CDS encoding 2-dehydropantoate 2-reductase, with protein sequence MKIAVIGAGAIGALVAGYLSREGVDVTLVGRASDVPVIQDGGLVIDGVRGNAVVPVKVTDRLENGFGLVILTVKTQDINSTLSGNVKALGSAPLLTVQNGVRAEEIIRGLIPKENIVSSIVMFGSTYLEAGRILHNFEGDWVIGRAFAPNNGVIDSIGDLLAGAFYVRITDRITGMKWLKLFLNLNNCLPALTGRSMQETFSHPDISCLSIRLLSEALLAVDRAGIELESLPDFPVARLRALTTMPLAEAGEIFSKTMTNLSREPLFGSILQSIKRGKPSEIDYFNGEIVCLGEKIGEDVTLNKKMVEMVHRVEESGRFLRPEEILNEIGG
- a CDS encoding TIGR04076 family protein yields the protein MAEDRPKSAGASEVPGKTRKNFHDVPLLVTVSKVKEECYRGYKEGDTFVFEDFTKTPRGFCQGAAAVLFPCLYALTFGAEFQFEGNPRSIHTTCPDGGKVEFFTQVLTQSGEVEKGEKKEHHGPSPKKMIISVEEVNGHCAYDYKPGDTIEVTGLRTPQGFCGAAYNALFPVLFALNMGAKFSFSEDKNTNLRVTCPDGGIIRFKVRRVQ
- a CDS encoding beta-ketoacyl-[acyl-carrier-protein] synthase family protein, translated to MIKRRVVVTGLGVISPNGIGKEAFWKNTVTGKSGVRRVTDYDVSQFRSQIAAQVVDFDPFAFGLSGEEVERMDRYVQFAVAGAEAAVADARFVFGDEIRERTGICLANAICGTRYMDEEFLRVTNGGKDPIDPKKVRPHLYDASMFNTPSSEIAARYQLKSICATVSTGCTAGTDAVGFAYEVIQDGLADVMITGAAEAPLCPITFASFDVLNVISARNGEPEKASRPFDKERDGFVLSEGCGILVLEELGHALGRGARIYCEIKGFGTCCNAYHMTDLPADGDSMVPSIKLALNDAGLLPEKIGYINAHGSSTRQNDVFETNAYKKVFGSRAYQIPISSLKSMIGHPLAAANSVELVAGALTFETDILPPTINQEVSDPDCDLDYVANKAREKRVDYILKTSSGFSGVHSSMILGRWNSN